Within the Bacillota bacterium genome, the region AGGACAAAAATATGGTGCTTACCCAGGCCATGAGCAACTGCACAATTGCTGAAATCAATTCGTCAGAGTTTGAACAGGTGCTGGCCGCTCATCCCGAGTTGTATAAGCATATTGCAGAGTTAATGGCTTGGAAGATGCGGGTGGTAATGTCCCAGATAAAGGATTTGGCCTTTGGCTCCGCTGGTCAGCGGGTAGCCCGGCGCCTGCTTCACCTGGCAAAATATCATGGCACTTCCCAAGAGGACGGCAGTGTTTTAATTGACCTGGACCTCACCCATCAGGAACTTGCCAATATGGCTTCTGCATACCGCTCCACAGTTTCCAGGGTTCTTAACGCCATGCGTAAACACGGTCTGGTTGAAACGAAGCGCAAACAGATAACCGTCCTCGATCTCGATGGTCTAAAAAACTGGCAAGAGTAAAAGCTCCCTTT harbors:
- a CDS encoding Crp/Fnr family transcriptional regulator — translated: MSTIFIDFLEGLGTIKHYQQAEIIDLDDLPPDHVFLVMDGIVKHTFYGATGEETVYMILKKGAIFGEITYFRQDKNMVLTQAMSNCTIAEINSSEFEQVLAAHPELYKHIAELMAWKMRVVMSQIKDLAFGSAGQRVARRLLHLAKYHGTSQEDGSVLIDLDLTHQELANMASAYRSTVSRVLNAMRKHGLVETKRKQITVLDLDGLKNWQE